The genomic interval GATTACAGGCGTTACATCACTTATTTTTTGAAAAGTATCTTGTGTGACTTCAACTCCGATGGCTTTCGCGATAGCAATGAAATGTAATACTGCATTTGTAGATCCCCCTAAAACCATTAAAGTTACAATCGCATTGTGAAATGCGTCGGCAGTCATAATATCAGAAGGTAGAATGTTTTTTTCCAATAGCGTGCGGATAGCTTTGCCCGCTTCTTCACATTCTTTTTCTTTATCACTGCTTAAAGCCGGATTAGAAGAACTATAAGGAAGGCTCATGCCTAGCGCCTCGATAGCGGAAGCCATTGTATTCGCAGTGTACATCCCTCCGCAGGCTCCAGCGCCCGGACAGGTATTTCTAATAATGCCTTGAAAGTCTTCTTCATTCAGGTTGCCTGCTATTTTTTGTCCTAACGCTTCAAATGCCGACACAATATTAAGGGCCTCTCCTTTGTATTGTCCGGAATGGATTGTGCCACCGTATAGCATAATAGAAGGTCTATTTAGTCTCGCCATAGCTATAAGTGATCCCGGCATATTTTTATCGCAACCCGGTATGGTGATTAGTCCATCGTAATACTGGCAACCTACAACAGCTTCTATAGAATCGGCAATGATATCACGGGTAGTTAACGAATAACGCATTCCCGGCGTGCCGTTTGACATGCCGTCGCTGACACCAATCGTGTTAAATATTAAACCAACTAAGTCTGCCTCCCATACCGATTTCTTAACTAGGTCTGCCAATCCATTCAGGTGCATATTACATGGGTTACCGTCATAACCCATGCTTGCAATACCTACCTGGGCCTTATTCATGTCTTCTGTTTTAAATCCAATTCCATAAAGCATGGCCTGTGCTGCCGGTTGGGTTGGGTCCTGAGTTAATGTTTTACTATACTTATTTAATTCTGACATCTTGTTGATATGATATTCTAATTGTTTTTTGTTTGCGAATTCAAGTTAATGGCTTCGGTTAGAATCGGCAAGGAAAAATCAAAATAAATTTATTTAGAATTTTATTTCGTAAAACAGGAATGTTGTGATATTATATATTTTGTACTTGTTTTTTTATTGTGATAAAAAGAAATAAAAATACCATAGACGAAATCGGTATTTGGTTCAATAATATGCTTGCATAGCGATTTTAACTGTTTTTCTGCGTAAAAGCACTCCCGCGACGGCAAAACCATAAAAAAAGCCTACAAAATTTGATTTTGTAGGCTTTTAGATTTTTTTTTAAAATATTGACTAGTCAACTACCGCTTCAGCTAAGACGATTATTTTGTTATCTAATACTTCAACAACTCCTCCCTTAATACCAATAATTTGTTCTTTATTGTTTTCATTGATAATGACATCACCGTCCGATAGGGTTGAAATGATGGGAGCGTGGTTCTTTAAAATCTGGAAGGAACCGTTTGTGCCCGGAACGGTAACGGAGGTGACCGTTCCTTCAAATACCAGTTTGTCGGGGGTAAGAATATTTAAAGTCATAATAGATTGGATTATCCCGCTTCGGCTAATAATTTTTTACCTTTTTCAATAGCTTCTTCAATGGTACCAACTAAGTTGAACGCTGCTTCTGGATATTGGTCAACCTCTCCATCTAAAATCATATTGAAACCTTTAATGGTATCTTTGATATCAACAAGAACACCCTTTAATCCGGTAAACTGCTCTGCTACGTGGAACGGTTGCGATAAGAAGCGCTGTACACGACGTGCACGTAATACCACTAACTTGTCTTCCTCAGATAATTCATCCATACCCAAGATAGCGATGATGTCTTGAAGTTCTTTATAGCGTTGTAGAATCTCTTTAACTCGTTGTGCTGTATTATAGTGCTCATCACCTAGAATAGCAGCGCTCAAAATTCTTGAAGTAGAGTCAAGAGGGTCAACTGCCGGATAAATACCTAATTCTGCAATCTTACGAGACAATACGGTAGTAGCGTCTAAGTGAGCGAAAGTTGTCGCCGGTGCAGGGTCTGTTAAGTCATCCGCCGGAACATATACTGCTTGTACAGATGTAATGGATCCACGCTTCGTTGAAGTGATTCGCTCTTGCATCATACCCATCTCAGTTGCTAAGGTAGGCTGGTAACCTACAGCAGAAGGCATACGACCTAAAAGTGCTGATACTTCTGATCCGGCTTGCGTAAAGCGGAAAATGTTATCGATAAAGAAAAGAATATCTCTTCCGGTACCTTCTCCGTCTCCGTCGCGGAAGTACTCGGCGATCGTAAGACCTGATAAGGCCACACGCGCACGTGCACCAGGAGGCTCGTTCATCTGACCAAAAACGAAGGTTACTTTCGAATCTTTTAGTGCATTAGCATCAATGTCTTCCAAGTTCCATTCGCCTTTCTCCATGCCTTCCATGAATTTATCTCCGTAATTGATAATTCCAGATTCAAGCATTTCGCGGATAAGATCGTTTCCTTCACGAGTTCGCTCACCCACGCCCGCAAATACAGAAAGACCCGAATAGGCTTTCGCTATGTTATTAATAAGCTCCTGAATTAATACGGTTTTACCAACACCCGCACCACCAAATAAACCAATTTTACCACCTTTAGCATAGGGTTCTAGCAAATCGATTACTTTGATACCCGTAAATAAAACATCAGATTCGGTAGAAAGATCCTCGAATTTAGGAGGGGTATTGTGAATAGAACGACCTGATGATTTTTCAATTTTTGAAAATCCATCAATCGGGTCACCTACAACGTTAAATACCCGGCCTTTGATTTCTTCGCCGATAGGCATTTTGATCGGTCCCTCGGTATCCGTTACGTCCATTCCACGGAACAGACCCTCGGTTGAATCCATGGCGATCGTACGTACAGTTTCTTCACCTAAGTGTTGTTGAACTTCTAAAACAATACGTTGTCCATCTGCTTTTTCGATTTCTAAAGCGTCGTAAATTTTCGGAAGGTTGGCTCCATTAGCAAAGCTAACATCCACTACCGGACCAATGATTTGTGCTATTTTACCAATGTTGGGCATAAAGAAGCTATTTTTTTAATATAAATAGTTAACGATTTACGTCTTATTCATCAGACCTAATTTCGGACTGCAAAAATAAGGTTTATACTCGGATTTCAAACAGATTCTTCAAAAGAATTTTATTTTACGCTAATTGGACAAAAGATGGTTGATAAATCATAGGGAAAGAGATATTTATATTACTTTCGCAATGAACGAAACATGACCGTTATGAAGAAAATTCTTGTAACCGGAAGTAATGGTTTTATTGGCCAAGAGCTGGTGAATCAGATACTACTTAGACAAGACATGAACCCAATCGCGTTGTCTCGGGGGGATAATAGGATTCAGCATGAAAAAGAATTCATTTATCAATCTGCCGATGTTTGTGATGAAGAGGCTTTGAAGTCGGTCATAGAGGAATACAAACCCGATACGGTCATTCATACGGTGGCCTTGGCCAATGTGGATCAATGTGAAGCGGATCCTGCTGAATGTAACCGTATCAATGTTACTCCTGTACAGCATCTGACCCGAATGGCCGAACAATTTGGTTTTCACTTAATTTACCTTTCAACTGATTTTATATTTGATGGTTTGAACGGACCTTATAAAGAAGAGGATGAAGCACGTCCCCTTAATCATTATGGTGCCAGTAAGTATGAAGCTGAACGAATCATACAGCAATCCAATAGTCTTTGGTCGATTGTACGAACGATCTTAGTATATGGTGCGCCTCGCGATCGTAATCGTTCCAACTTCGTATTATGGGTGAAAAAGTCGTTAGAGAATAAACAGGAAATACAAGTAGTGACAGATCATTTTCGCATGCCGACCCTTGTAGATGACCTTGCTGAAGCCTGCCTAACTATTGCTGCTAAAAGGGTAACGGGAATTTATCATATCAGTAGTGAAGAACTTTTCAGTGTATATGAAATCGCGCAAGAGGTGGCTGATTTCTGGAATCTGGATAAATCGTTACTAAGACCTGCCAAATCAACTGAGCTTGCATCCAAGGTAGAAAGACCCTCATATACTGGGTTTAATATCGATAAAGCCAAGGAGGATTTAGCTTTTTCTCCATCCAGTTTAAAAGAGGGTCTTGAAAAGATAGACCATGCCTTTTTTCGCTAAGCTATAATTTTTTCTATTTTTACCGAAAATAACACTGAACCACAATAAAACCTTTATGGCGAAGACTAAGAAAATAGCTTTACATACCAAGATTTTGATCGGCATGATTGTCGGCATTGTAGCAGGTGTCATAATCAAGCAACTGGGTTTAGATCCAGAAACATTACAAACCATAATTGCTTGGGTAGAACCGGTAGGGCAAATATTCTTAAGGATGGTCTTCATGACCGTAATACCTTTGGTGTTTGCTGCTTTGGTTATGGGTATTGCTGAAATCGGAGATCTGAAGCGCGTGGGACGAATAGGGGTGAGGCTCTTGTTCTACAGTTTAATTGTGAGTTCTGTTTCTGTGTTTATTGGGATAACCCTCGTTAATGTGTTTGAGCCCGGACACAGCTTGTCGCCCGAAACACGTGATTACTTAACAACCGAGTTTAAAGATCAATCTGACGCGGCTTCTCAAAATGCAGAGTTTGCCAAGGAACGGACTGTCGGCGATATTGTAACGAACATCGTGCCTAAAAACCCCTTAGCAGACATGGTAAGAGCTTTTGATGCGAACTATACCGGTGGCGGACTTCTGGCCGTGATGTTTTTCGCATTAATCTTTGGAATTGCCATGGCTTCGGTAGATGAGGAAAAAACCGTAACACTGAAGGCCTTTTTTGAGGGATTGTATGAAGTCGTCATCAAGATTATCGGTTATGCCATGCAGCTTGCTCCTTATGGTGTAGCCGCATTGCTTTTTAATTTAACTGTCAGCGTAGGAGCCTCGTTTCTACTTGTGCTACTTAAATACGTGTTGATTGTTCTGGCAGGTTTAGCCATCCATCAATTTGTTACCTATTCTATTATCCTTAAGTTTTTCGCTAATAGAAATCCTGCTGAATTTTTTCGTAAATCATCTGAAATTATCATTACAGCTTTTTCAACAAGCTCCAGTAATGCAACGTTACCTACCGCAATTTCAGTCAGTATCAATAAGCTGAAAATACCTAAGCCGATCGCGAACTTCGTTCTTACCATTGGTAGTACCGCCAACCAGAATGGTACCGCATTATTCGAGGGGATTACCGTGCTGTTCTTGGCTCAGTGCTTTAATGTCGAACTAAGTCTTATGTCGCAGGTAACGGTTGTTTTTCTGTGTATTTTGGCTGGTATCGGCACGGCTGGTGTGCCGGGAGGTTCTCTTCCGGTGATTGTGACAATATTGGTGTCCATCGGCGTTCCGGGCGAGGCAATCGGACTTATTTACGGTGTTGACCGCATCTTGGATATGTCAAGGACCGTATTGAATGTGACTGGCGATGTTACTGCAGCTGCTTATATTCAGAATATCGAAGATAAGTCTGAGTTTAAAAGCATCGGCCTGGAGGAAAATCCATAAAGTCGTTTGTTTTTAATTTTCACATCCTATTGTTAGGAAATTCCATGTCAGGAAAGTATCTTTAAGAAATTTAAAACAAATTAACTTTAAAATTAACCTTACTTTTTCACATGGATCCTTCAATTATTTTTATGGTAATTGGCATTGTCGTTGCCATATTCATACTGCTCTATTTTTTACCGGTCAATCTTTGGTTTACTGCCCAATTATCAGGCGTGCGTGTAAATCTGTTGAACTTATTGCTGATGAGGTTGCGGAAAGTATCACCTTCATTGGTCGTAAATTCGATGATTATCTCAACAA from Pedobacter indicus carries:
- the ilvD gene encoding dihydroxy-acid dehydratase; the encoded protein is MSELNKYSKTLTQDPTQPAAQAMLYGIGFKTEDMNKAQVGIASMGYDGNPCNMHLNGLADLVKKSVWEADLVGLIFNTIGVSDGMSNGTPGMRYSLTTRDIIADSIEAVVGCQYYDGLITIPGCDKNMPGSLIAMARLNRPSIMLYGGTIHSGQYKGEALNIVSAFEALGQKIAGNLNEEDFQGIIRNTCPGAGACGGMYTANTMASAIEALGMSLPYSSSNPALSSDKEKECEEAGKAIRTLLEKNILPSDIMTADAFHNAIVTLMVLGGSTNAVLHFIAIAKAIGVEVTQDTFQKISDVTPVIADFKPSGKYLMEDLHEIGGIPAVMKYLLKKGMLHGHCMTVTGKTVAENLEEAQDLDFENQKIIYPIEAPIKKTGHLQILYGNIAQKGSVAKISGKEGEYFEGPARVFEGEYELIEGIESGKVHAGDVIIIRQVGPKGAPGMPEMLKPTSAIIGAGLGKSVAMVTDGRFSGGTHGFVVGHVTPEAWEGGNIGLIQENDLIRIDAVKNEINVLISDEELEKRRLNWKQPPPPVSKGALYKYHKSVKDASEGCVTDE
- the atpC gene encoding ATP synthase F1 subunit epsilon codes for the protein MTLNILTPDKLVFEGTVTSVTVPGTNGSFQILKNHAPIISTLSDGDVIINENNKEQIIGIKGGVVEVLDNKIIVLAEAVVD
- the atpD gene encoding F0F1 ATP synthase subunit beta; its protein translation is MPNIGKIAQIIGPVVDVSFANGANLPKIYDALEIEKADGQRIVLEVQQHLGEETVRTIAMDSTEGLFRGMDVTDTEGPIKMPIGEEIKGRVFNVVGDPIDGFSKIEKSSGRSIHNTPPKFEDLSTESDVLFTGIKVIDLLEPYAKGGKIGLFGGAGVGKTVLIQELINNIAKAYSGLSVFAGVGERTREGNDLIREMLESGIINYGDKFMEGMEKGEWNLEDIDANALKDSKVTFVFGQMNEPPGARARVALSGLTIAEYFRDGDGEGTGRDILFFIDNIFRFTQAGSEVSALLGRMPSAVGYQPTLATEMGMMQERITSTKRGSITSVQAVYVPADDLTDPAPATTFAHLDATTVLSRKIAELGIYPAVDPLDSTSRILSAAILGDEHYNTAQRVKEILQRYKELQDIIAILGMDELSEEDKLVVLRARRVQRFLSQPFHVAEQFTGLKGVLVDIKDTIKGFNMILDGEVDQYPEAAFNLVGTIEEAIEKGKKLLAEAG
- a CDS encoding SDR family oxidoreductase, encoding MKKILVTGSNGFIGQELVNQILLRQDMNPIALSRGDNRIQHEKEFIYQSADVCDEEALKSVIEEYKPDTVIHTVALANVDQCEADPAECNRINVTPVQHLTRMAEQFGFHLIYLSTDFIFDGLNGPYKEEDEARPLNHYGASKYEAERIIQQSNSLWSIVRTILVYGAPRDRNRSNFVLWVKKSLENKQEIQVVTDHFRMPTLVDDLAEACLTIAAKRVTGIYHISSEELFSVYEIAQEVADFWNLDKSLLRPAKSTELASKVERPSYTGFNIDKAKEDLAFSPSSLKEGLEKIDHAFFR
- a CDS encoding dicarboxylate/amino acid:cation symporter, which translates into the protein MAKTKKIALHTKILIGMIVGIVAGVIIKQLGLDPETLQTIIAWVEPVGQIFLRMVFMTVIPLVFAALVMGIAEIGDLKRVGRIGVRLLFYSLIVSSVSVFIGITLVNVFEPGHSLSPETRDYLTTEFKDQSDAASQNAEFAKERTVGDIVTNIVPKNPLADMVRAFDANYTGGGLLAVMFFALIFGIAMASVDEEKTVTLKAFFEGLYEVVIKIIGYAMQLAPYGVAALLFNLTVSVGASFLLVLLKYVLIVLAGLAIHQFVTYSIILKFFANRNPAEFFRKSSEIIITAFSTSSSNATLPTAISVSINKLKIPKPIANFVLTIGSTANQNGTALFEGITVLFLAQCFNVELSLMSQVTVVFLCILAGIGTAGVPGGSLPVIVTILVSIGVPGEAIGLIYGVDRILDMSRTVLNVTGDVTAAAYIQNIEDKSEFKSIGLEENP